DNA from Ziziphus jujuba cultivar Dongzao chromosome 2, ASM3175591v1:
TCATAAGCTTGGGTAAGTGGTACTCTTACCATTAGAGCTATCACGCAGCCTTTTTGTAATTACAATTTCTTTTCAGATATTCTTGTTTCCTTCTAtcaaactttcaaatttaatGGTCAACATACTTTAATCTTTTTCAGAATGACAAAATATCTTCaatataaattgttaaaataaaaaattcaatgggGTTTGTACAGTTTGCCTTTAAATTgacatatataaatgaatataattttaaaaataaacaaatataattttttattttttttatttttggttcaaAAGATGGcattttatagtttattttgattttttaacaaataaatttatttattagataACTTTTAAAGAGAtggagtaaatatatatatatatatatatatttttactttcatattttatattgaggatatctttgttatttaaaaaattaaagcatGTTGATTAACATATTTCAAAGTTTGAATAAGGAAATGGAAgtatgtaaaagaaaattgaaactaaAAGAGAAGTATgtctaatattaaaataataatggatATACTACGAGgtttttaaaagggaaaaaaaaaaaagatgaaaaaaaatatatttgaaaattttgaaactagaGAACGAGTTTGGGTAGTTTACCCAAcgatgtataattttttttttttcgattgaTAGAAAATGAAATGGATATAGTTCAATTTGAAATGTCCTTGTTAAAAAGATTATGTAAGTATTtggtcataaaaaataaaaattcattacatTGTGTAAAGTGACAAATGTAAGTGATCTAAGGATGATGTCAAATAAAGGATGTGAATTGTGTCTTTAGATTCTTGACACATTATGTAACACCTTCCACCATTCTTTttagttgacttttttatttttttatttactttctgAAATGGGGAAGGAGGTTAAAAGTAATAtaattctaaattaattttatatctttgttaatgttaaattattttttatttttatttattaatttttacaataattgatttgaaaactttaaatttttttaaactatatttGAATTAGTTTTACTTAAAGTAAGTGATAATTTTtcagtttgaaaaaaaatatattgtaattttgatcaaataagtttttcttaacaaaatgataatttatcaaatactttatcatatatattcaactaaatgtatcataatatttcatatatatttaactaaatatatttatcaaatatataatttatttaaaaaaatttatgtaattaaaattatcatatagttttttataaaatatgaaaaattatcatataatttaaataaaagttaattaaaaatattaaaaaattggggtttttaaattagttattgaaaaaaaaaaagaaaaaaaaactttttgaaaataatttaacttATACAAGATTATAAtgagtataataataatttagattcCTTAAAATGTAGATGATATTATAAAATACCTAATAAGTGCTACAGTTCATCATTTTTGATATTATGTTTCAGCTAAATCCATGGCCTATCCTAATTTTATAGGATACCGACGTTAAAaatgttacaaaaaaaaaaaaatgcaccatTAAAAAAACATCACTGCTGAAGACTTGCTTTGAATGCTCTAGTACATTGTCAAGTAGTAATAAGAATgatcataattataaataataataaaaagaaaactttatcGTAtcctttctttaaaaaaaaaaaaatcgtctcttaattaaaaatactaatactattatgattaaaaaaaaaatactaataaaaaaataataaaaaaatctaaaccaGAATTGTTCataatttctcccattttaaaGAGGTTTAAGTTGAAAAAAGTTTTcttaataaataagaaaattataaaggaTAAGCATACTAGCAAAACATTAAGCATAACAACTTCaattataaatgatattttgatattgttatttttaaaattggatATTAAAATGAGCACttgaataataaatgataatattaatattaaattttaacatttaattttttttatttgctaaattttaacatttataatCCAATAgcaaatatcaaaattgataatGAAATCTAATGCCAAATTTTATCTATGATAAATTTAAAGTCAAATTTTGCATCAATTTACCTTTAATACAATttactatttctttttaaaatataattttgctatttaCCATTACCATTTTatcaagaaaattttaattaaaatatttaactacattattttttattttaaaatttttaaaataaattttttaataataatatttaactaGTAGatttcattaataattatttatgaataataataaataatatttttaattaaaaaatctacATGAGGGATTATTACTATGCCAAAATTATATGAGCCATTGAGATGCTTCCACAcactgataaaaaaatattcattgcaACTAAcaaattccattaaaaaaaataaaaacaaaaaaataaaattaatgtaaaacaaaaataagcagAAAGCTTCCTGACACGGTCCATTCAAACCACaaaattttcttcctttctttttttgtcttcttATAGGTAAATAATCCACACaaaatttcttgatttttttgggCCATCGCTAATTCCAATTTTGCATGTAAATCGTtgcttaaaaattattaaaaaaaaaaaaaaaaaacaagaagttgAATAGAAAATATGGttcatttattatattcaatttGTAGTGTTACTGTACAAGTACAAAACATAAAAGCGACAagcttatattaaatttttttatttgtaaaaaactGAAACGAAAATCCATGCCAGTAGTTTTGCAATCCACTCAGTCAGACAGAAAAAATGAATGGATCAGGATCAAAGATCAAAACTTGCAGCAGCAGCATTGGCAAACAGCAATGGGTTCTCAAGCTGCAACCTTCTAGCTGTTTTCCACCACTTTTCCCATCTGGGTTGCTTCAAATTCATCTCAAACATCCTTCAGACCCTCAAATTTCCCTCTCCAATTTCCATCCCAATCCAAGAAAACCAAACCTCCTCAGATTTCACAGAGCAAGAACATGGGCAACCCTCGATGAAAAAAACCCAAGTGTCACAACCCCTCTTGTTGTCCAGGAACCACAGTCTAAAATAGTATGCTTTTTCCCTTTATTGTTTTGGATCCAAACCCTTTTGTTTTTGGCTATAGTTCCTTCGTTTGCTTCTTCAAGTTtgcttattttgaaattttgattgaGCAATGTTGTTGTTGTGATTAAGGAAGTTGAGGAGAGTGTGAAAGTGCTAAAGAATGCTGCAAAAAGGAGAAAGTTGTGGCTGAGGAGATTATATCAGCCATGTCTGTCATCGAGAAGGCGAAACTCGACCGCTCGGAGTTTCTTCAAGCACTTGGTGGTTAAGAGTCTCCAGGAAGAACTTGGATGCTCATTTTTGCTGCTGAGGTTGAGTTTAAGTccatttcaaattgttttgTGTGCTTATTAATGGTGATTTTATCTTAGAATTGTccgtatgaaaatatttattctcTGGATTGCAGAAGAAATTGAAGGGTGGTCGTTACTTCCCTCTTACTGCTGTTCAGAGATTCGATGCTGCTGTAAGCCTTTTTTCATCTCTGCTTGCTTTCATTTCTTCTTTCTTACAGCTTATTTGGTAAAAAGCTTTTGTAGAAGACTAGTCAAAGTTAACAAAATAAAGAGGATATGAATCTGAGGCTGTATTTAGTTGGGCTTATATCTTCTTAGAGCATGCTATGCCTTATAGAGTCTGGAGCAAAATGATCAAGTCTGAAGTAATGGATATTGAATTAGAGGTGTAAAAGCCAGGCAAGTGATCGTGAAATaatttccaaccaaaaaaagTTTTTGGTGGGAATAAGTTATGACCATTTTTGTTAACTTAAATTTTgttgcctaaacccatattcaTAGTGACCTTTTAGCTCACAAAAAATGTCCA
Protein-coding regions in this window:
- the LOC125418237 gene encoding uncharacterized protein LOC125418237 isoform X6; translation: MNGSGSKIKTCSSSIGKQQWVLKLQPSSCFPPLFPSGLLQIHLKHPSDPQISLSNFHPNPRKPNLLRFHRARTWATLDEKNPSVTTPLVVQEPQSKIEVEESVKVLKNAAKRRKLWLRRLYQPCLSSRRRNSTARSFFKHLVVKSLQEELGCSFLQKKLKGGRYFPLTAVQRFDAACRTCK
- the LOC125418237 gene encoding uncharacterized protein LOC125418237 isoform X2, translating into MNGSGSKIKTCSSSIGKQQWVLKLQPSSCFPPLFPSGLLQIHLKHPSDPQISLSNFHPNPRKPNLLRFHRARTWATLDEKNPSVTTPLVVQEPQSKIEVEESVKVLKNAAKRRKLWLRRLYQPCLSSRRRNSTARSFFKHLVVKSLQEELGCSFLQKKLKGGRYFPLTAVQRFDAAWSCWNSRFPCLTSKYSYFPTTWFFGTNIGFLFYLDILK
- the LOC125418237 gene encoding uncharacterized protein LOC125418237 isoform X1, translated to MNGSGSKIKTCSSSIGKQQWVLKLQPSSCFPPLFPSGLLQIHLKHPSDPQISLSNFHPNPRKPNLLRFHRARTWATLDEKNPSVTTPLVVQEPQSKIEVEESVKVLKNAAKRRKLWLRRLYQPCLSSRRRNSTARSFFKHLVVKSLQEELGCSFLQKKLKGGRYFPLTAVQRFDAAAKRIENGVYHGPIGALKFEGRFSWKNRVLSFIFECIRIQNGPLKPLEISLGQKDDRDQSWPKRSFLYLVLYR
- the LOC125418237 gene encoding uncharacterized protein LOC125418237 isoform X3: MNGSGSKIKTCSSSIGKQQWVLKLQPSSCFPPLFPSGLLQIHLKHPSDPQISLSNFHPNPRKPNLLRFHRARTWATLDEKNPSVTTPLVVQEPQSKIEVEESVKVLKNAAKRRKLWLRRLYQPCLSSRRRNSTARSFFKHLVVKSLQEELGCSFLQKKLKGGRYFPLTAVQRFDAARHKCLPLSSDKKELRVEFLCQLDP
- the LOC125418237 gene encoding uncharacterized protein LOC125418237 isoform X5: MNGSGSKIKTCSSSIGKQQWVLKLQPSSCFPPLFPSGLLQIHLKHPSDPQISLSNFHPNPRKPNLLRFHRARTWATLDEKNPSVTTPLVVQEPQSKIEVEESVKVLKNAAKRRKLWLRRLYQPCLSSRRRNSTARSFFKHLVVKSLQEELGCSFLQKKLKGGRYFPLTAVQRFDAAYHFRDELA
- the LOC125418237 gene encoding uncharacterized protein LOC125418237 isoform X4 translates to MNGSGSKIKTCSSSIGKQQWVLKLQPSSCFPPLFPSGLLQIHLKHPSDPQISLSNFHPNPRKPNLLRFHRARTWATLDEKNPSVTTPLVVQEPQSKIEVEESVKVLKNAAKRRKLWLRRLYQPCLSSRRRNSTARSFFKHLVVKSLQEELGCSFLQKKLKGGRYFPLTAVQRFDAADYPKGRRMQRLVYGNV